TCTTCCGACAGTGGATCACATTGGGGATTGACTAATACTAAGTCTGCTAATCCAAAGTTTTTCATAACTCTGGCGATCGCACCTACATTTAATGGCCCGGCTGGTTCCACCAACACAATTCTCACACCAGCCAATCCCATCTTTTACCCCCACCATTCATTAACTTAAAAATATTGATTAAATATCTCAATAATTGTAACCGACTTTGTAGTCAGGACTTTAGCTCCCAACACAATCAAACTTATGAGAGGCGACAAAGATTGAAATACCAAATTAAACTAAAAAAGTTGTGTATATCGACACTATCATGAAGGTTTCTAGGCTTTTTGTGCTGTCTGTGTTTCTATTCATGACTACAGCAGCCTGTAACCAGACTAGCGCCTCATTAGAAAATTCTTCTCAAGAAGCATCTACACCTTCGGCTCAACTGGCACAAAATTCTACACAGGGAAAAAACCTCATCCCCACACAAACGTTTTCGCCCCAGCCTATCCGCATCAACTTACAGAATTTACCAGCCCCCTTTGCCACAGACAGCGCCTCTAAATCACCACAAGTAGTATCCATCCCCCAAAAACCAGTCCTGAAAGTTCCCCCCGGATTTACAGTTAAAGTATTTGCCGACAATTTGGATGCACCACGTTGGTTGGCGCTAACTCCTAGCGGAGATGTTTTAGTCACAGAAACAAGACAAAACCGGATTCGCTTGTTACGCGATACTGATGGTGATGGAGTAGCCGATGTCCGCCAAACCTTTGCTAGTGCCAAAAATGGGCTAAATATTCCCTTTGGGATGGCTTTTGCTGGCAATTCCTTCTTTTTAGGTAATACCGATGCAGTCTTACAGTTTCCCTATAGTCAAGGACAGCAACAACTCACTGGCACTGGTAAAAAAATAGCTGATCTTCCTGGTGGTGGTTACAATCAACACTGGACTCGTAACGTTGTAGCCTCACCTGATGGAGATAAATTATACGTTTCCGTTGGTTCCCGTTCTAATGTGGATGAAGAAGAACTACCAAGGGCTTCTGTACAAGTGATGAATTTAGACGGTTCTCAAAAACAGACCTTTGCCTTTGGCTTACGCAACCCCGTCGGACTTGACTTTCATCCTATAACAAAAGAACTTTATACTACGGTCAATGAACGGGATGGAATTGGGGATGACTTAGTTCCAGACTACTTCACACGCATTCGCCAGGGTGAATTTTACGGCTGGCCTTATGCTTATCTAACACCAAAAAACCTCGACCCCCGACAAAAAACTGGCGATAAAAGTAAACGCCCAGATTTAGCCGCCCGTACCCTGACCCCAGATGTATTATTTCAAGCACACTCAGCCGCTTTAGGGGTACAATTTTATGATGGTAAGACTTTTCCCCAAAAATATCGTAACGGAGCTTTTGTAGCTTTTCGGGGTTCATGGAACCGCGATCGCGGTACTGGTTACAAGGTTGTATTTGTTCCCTTTAACGCCCAAGGACGACCACAAGGCTACTACGAAGATTTTCTTACTGGATTTTTACTTGACCCTTCTGTACCAACAACTTGGGGACGACCAGTAGGTTTATTAGTCTTACCTG
Above is a genomic segment from Nostoc sp. MS1 containing:
- a CDS encoding PQQ-dependent sugar dehydrogenase, which produces MKVSRLFVLSVFLFMTTAACNQTSASLENSSQEASTPSAQLAQNSTQGKNLIPTQTFSPQPIRINLQNLPAPFATDSASKSPQVVSIPQKPVLKVPPGFTVKVFADNLDAPRWLALTPSGDVLVTETRQNRIRLLRDTDGDGVADVRQTFASAKNGLNIPFGMAFAGNSFFLGNTDAVLQFPYSQGQQQLTGTGKKIADLPGGGYNQHWTRNVVASPDGDKLYVSVGSRSNVDEEELPRASVQVMNLDGSQKQTFAFGLRNPVGLDFHPITKELYTTVNERDGIGDDLVPDYFTRIRQGEFYGWPYAYLTPKNLDPRQKTGDKSKRPDLAARTLTPDVLFQAHSAALGVQFYDGKTFPQKYRNGAFVAFRGSWNRDRGTGYKVVFVPFNAQGRPQGYYEDFLTGFLLDPSVPTTWGRPVGLLVLPDGSLLVTEESNNRIYRIQYTGS